The genomic interval ACCCTTTTTTTTCAGAAATAAGATTGAGCATAAGCCCAAAACATAAACCTACTATTGCCTCAAGAGATATCGAAACAAAGGTGAAAAGAAGGGTAAAAAAAAGAGCATGCCAAAAGCGTGAATACGATACTAAAACTTTGTAATTATGAAAACCATTAAATGTTTCGTCAGGCAGTATTGTTTTTGAGTTTTTGAAAGAAAGCACAAGCGTATCAATGAACGGGAATAGACTAAACAGCGCCACTAATACTAATCCTGGGATTAAGCAGAAATAGGGGAATCTATTCCTTTGCAAAATCATCCTTAATCCTTTCTATTTTATCCTGCATGATCTGCAATGCCTCCTGAATTTCCATTTGACGGGATAATACCTTGCTGAGATATTTCTGCAAGACGTCGCTAATCCATTGATAATACGGGACATTTGGCCGCATTTGTATATTTTCAAGCGACTGTTCTACTATTGGGAGGAAGGGCAATTTTTCAATCAACTCCGCATCTTTATACAAGGAACTTCTCGTGGGCGCCCACGATACATTTTCTGCCAGTCTTTTCTGAACTTTGGCGGAGGTTAAAAATTCAATTAATTTCCATGCCTGTGCTTTTTTCCCGGAGTTTGCATTTATTGCCAGATGCCATCCTCCACATACGGAAGCAAACGATCCATCGGGAAACTTTGGTAACAGGGCAACACCTACTTTGTCTTTCAGTGTTATGTCTTCCTGGCATAAATCCCACACATATGTCCAATTCCGCAAAAAAAGTCCCTTACCCTGTTGGAACAAATGCCTTGAAGATTCCTCCATTAGCTCGCTATAAGTATTTTGTGGAGAGATTTTATATTTCCAGATTAAATCATGCATAAGCTGGAGGGCTGTTTTGTTTTGTGCAGAATCTATCACAGTATTTCCGGTATCATCAATTATTTGACCATTGTTACTGCCAATAAATTCTATAAAATTGCAAACCAAACCCTCATACTGCTTGCCCTGCCATAAATATCCGTAAACATCCTCCTTTCCTGAAATCTTTTCACATACTGCCACAAACTGATCCCAGTCAACAGGCAGAGGAAGATGATATTTTTCCAGTAAATCTTTCCTATAATAGAGAAGTCCTATATTAATATTCCAGGGAATTGCATAAAGGGTATTATTGTAAACATTCGTTTTTTCCGTTACAGGAATGAACGCACCTCGTTCTTTGCTGTTAATATAGGCATTCAGAGGCTCAATCCAATGTGCTGATGCGAACTCAGGGATCCAAATGGTATCGATTCGCATAACATCTACATACTTGGTTCCGGCGTCTAAAGTGGAGAGATAATAGTGGTGTTGTTGATCTGAGGGGGAGGGAAGGGCATTTAATTTTACTTTTATTCCATGATTTTCTTTTTCATACGCAGCAATTATTTCTCTGATAAAGGAAATTTCTTTTGTACCTGCGCCAACACTAAAAACAATTTCATCAGTTTTTTCCTGTTTTAAAAATGTATAAACAATCCAAGTCCCTAACAAAAAATATACTGATAATACGGCAATTAGTCTTATATTGAATTTCAACTGAAATCTCTGTGTTTACCTATAGACATAGTAGTTTTATCTTTGGTCTTCTCTCTTGGTGATACTTGTCCGTTCCAACATTTTGAAAATTTAAACATTTGTTTATTGGAGAAAAGAGGCGTTTTTATCCTTAAATTACCATTACAGCGACATTTTTATTTCAGAATTGCAGCAATTTTTTGGAAAGAAACAACCCTGTCAGAGTTAATATCCTGCCGGTTTTCGTGCAGAACGTAAGAATAAAATGTCACAGAGGTACTACCTACTATGCCCGGCAGGACTAACAACCTCTCTCGCCTCCCGATTCCATGCTTTATGTTTTTTAACTAATTCATCCAATTCTTTTACGTTTAAAATATTTTGTTGCAGGAAATATTCGCCGAAAGGACGCTGAAGCCTCCGCTGTCTTCCCAGAAGTGCCAAATACTGAAAATGTGTTATAAAACCGTTCCGGCATGCGTATTCAGCGAATTTTTCACGATGGTTTCTTGTTGTCAAGATGTTTCGTATATCTTCAGTCGTTAAAATATTCCAATCTCTTGCAAGCTGCCCGATAAGCGGTCTTTGCTTCCTCTGCCAAAAAATAGCGGATAGCAATGTCCTCCACGAAATAGCGCCTGAATAATACATATATTGACCAATCAGTAGTTTCCGCTTTGGAATGCTGCCTTTGTAAAAAAATTCTGTAACATTGTTTTGCTTTTTAGAATGTGCCGTATGCCTTACGGTCTTTTGTACATCCTCCCTTTGTTTTGTTGTTTTGTTTCCGGCGATAAGCACGTTCGCACTTTGGCTCTTTATGAAAAGATTTAGTCTTTCATACGCCAGAACTATCTCTTTAAAATGCTGTATCATATCGGATTCTAACCTTCCCAGCATTTTAGCCCTGTCCGGGTGGGTTTCCAGCACCTTCTTCCTGTAAACCATCCTGAGTTCGGAAGGCAACATGTTTTGCAAGAAACTGGTGATATTTACAATGTCAGGGCCAAATAACAAACGGCAATCATTGAGAAGTTTTGTTCCGGATATAATATCTGGCATTATTTCCCCTTTATCATATTATCACTGCTTGGTATACAGGAAATAAAAAACATACAGGATTTTGTCGTTACAATAAAAGAATTTTTTTGCCTTGTCAAGCCATAAAACATTTTACTTCATATGGCCAGGCACTATTAAATTGCAGGAACGCGTGCGTCTCTACTTTTTGGTTGCGGCCTTGCTGCGCTATGCATTATGCCTTTGACGTCCGACAATTATTCCAGAGCTTCGGAAGGGAAAGATATGCTTCGTATCCCTTTATCTTCCGGTCGTTTTTTCCATTCCTCTTTTGCGGCAGAAATTGTTGCCCCTCGGCTTCTAACCGGTTAATTATTCTGTACAGTGTCGGTAGCGAGATGATAATGTTCTCCTCCTTCAGCAAGTCCTGTATCTCTTTTTTACCGGCTCGAAAATAAGACTACAAAAAATAGCTCAAACACAGGTACCGCAATATGATATGGCTATAAAACCATTTTCATAGTTTCTGGGTGTTGCAAATGCAAAATGATGAAGGAAGACTTATTTTGTCATTACAATTGCATCAGCTTGTCATTGCAAGGGGTCTCAGCTTGTCATTGCGAGGGCTTTTTCCGAAGCAATCAGTATACTACGAGATATTTCGTAACGTAAGAAACGCCATATCGCGGGAGAAGCAAATTAAGGGTGGCTCAAGGGCTAAAAAAATAGAATTAATTAATGAATACAGGATGGAAGGGTCTCTATGACGGTTTATGAGATTGCTTCGGAAAAAGCTCTCGCAATGACAAGCTGAGACCTTTTGGATGGCCATATATATTTGAACCGGTACAGAAACAGAAATGCCAGATGTTTCCAACTCGAAAGTAAGACTAGAAAAAATAGTTTAAGTACATATATTACAACATGATATGGTTATAAAATCATTTTCATCGTTTCTGGGTGTTGCAAATGCAACATGATGACTGTTTACAAAATATATTTCGAGTAATACTTTTATCCTGTCAGTTGTTTCTCTGGGTATCTATAAGCACCTTTTCTGCTTTGGCCTGCGGGATTTTTTCATCCTCAAGGGAAGAGGGGTCGCCCGGACGATAACGCTTCTTCCTCCGGTAAAACGTATCGGGAGAAATACCAAAATGCCTGCACGTTTTTCTCGCATTTGTCCCGCATTTTTCGTAATACTCAAACCATGCATGTCTTTTTTTGGGCTTCTTCTGACATTTCTATGCTTTTTCTAAAACCCCTGTTTTCCTCGGTCTGGCAAAACATCTGACCATACCGGAGTTTATAATGTATAGGCTTAATGCACACAAAGAGAAAATAATTTGACTTATTTCTTCAAATATACTAGATTAATCCCCTAATTTCCTGTCAAATAAATACTTATTTACTTCCTTTACCGTTAATATCGAATAGCATTTTGCCGGCATTGTCTATGAAATCCTGTACTGCCAGTAAATCCGAAATAACGAACCTGCTTGCCCCATTAAGAAAATGTTTAGGGGAAAAAAACGTCCTTATTGCCCTTGAAGACCGGATATGCTATGCATACGACGGCTCAAAACAAAAATACCTTCCCGATATTGTTGTGCGGCCGCAGACGACGCAACACGTTGTGGAAGCGGTGCGGCTCGCAAATGAACATGAAATTCCGGTTTATCCGCGTGGAGCCGGCTCAGGACTTACCGGCGGCGCGGTTCCTGTCTTTGGCGGCATGGTATTAGACTTTGCCCAAATGAACCGTATCCTGGAAATCGTTCCGGAAGACCTTGTTGCCACCGTAGAACCCGGCGTTGTTACACAAACATTACAAACAGAAGCTGCCAAATATAATCTTTTTTATCCCCCTGACCCTGCAAGTGCAGCATTCTCTACTATCGGGGGTAATGTGGCGGAATGCGCTGGTGGGATCACCGGTTTAAAATACGGCGTAACAAGGGATTACATCCTTGCACTGGAAGTGGTTCTTGCCGACGGAAGTGTTATTAATACCGGACGCAAAACGCTTAAGAGCGTTACCGGATATGATATCACCCGGCTCCTTGTTGGTTCTGAGGGTACGCTTGGTATTTTTACAAGAATCACAGTAAAACTGATTCCATTGCCGGAAAAAATTGAAACGCTTCTCGTTTTTTTCCCTACGCCAAAAGACGCCGTGGAATCAGCAAGTACCATCATCTCTCACAATATTCTGCCCCGTGCACTTGAATTTATTGACAAATCAAGCATCGATTGCATCAAAGGATACCGGCAGGAAATCGAATTGCCGGAAGATGCAAACGCAATCCTTATCATAGATATTGACGGGGAAGAAAAAAGCGTTCAAAAAGGAATTGCACGGGTAAAAACGTTTGTTTCAGAACACCGCGCAATTAAGATTATCGCCGCAAGTGATGCGAAAGAGCGCAATGACCTCTGGGAGGTTCGGCGCATTCTTTCGCCCGCTCTTTATAAAATCGCACCGTATAAAATCAATGAGGACATTTGTGTTCCCCGAAGCCGGATATTAGAAATACTTCACGCTATTAACGACACGAACTCCCGTTACCCTCGCCTGAAGGCTGCAAATTTCGGACATATCGGGGATGGCAATATCCATGTAAATGTTATGTATGAGGAAGAAGGGGACCGTCCGTTTGCGGAAAAAATGATTGATGAAATTATCCGCAGCACTATCAGGTTAGGTGGAACCATTTCCGGAGAACACGGCATTGGAAATGTAAAATCAAAATTCCTGCCGCTTGAAATAGCGCCGCAGGAATTGCAGATTATGAAAGATATCAAACGCTTGTTTGACCCAAAAGGAATATTAAATCCGGGCAAATTTTTTTAATAATTACACTGCCCATTCCCGGTCTCCGGTTTAGGACCTCTGATTTCTGTACATATTTAGATTAATTTGGCGTTTTACGTTAGCGCTTATGGGGCGAAGCTACCTGCTATACTAAACTGATTCACTACTTATAAACACTTCGGGTTGAGCAGTGTCTTCCATTTTATATATGTTTTCATTTTTTGTTTAGAGAAGGAGTCTTTTTTTTTATGGTATTATCAAGAGTTGCGCGAGAGATACAAGCATCAGCCACCCTTGCCATTACCGCCAAGGCAAAACAATTGGCCGCTGAAGGCAAAGATGTAATTGGTTTTGGCGCCGGAGAACCGGATTTTGACACGCCGGAAAATATTAAAAACGCTGCCATAAAAGCTATTAAAAACGGCTTTACCAAATATACCCCCACTTCCGGTGTGCCAAAATTAAAAGAGGCGATCTGTGAAAAACTTTTTAACGACAACCACCTGAAATACGCCTCATCACAAATTCTTGTTTCCGCAGGGGCAAAACAATCTATTTGCAATATAGCACTCGTTCTATGCGATACCGGAGACGAAGCAATCATACCCTCCCCTTATTGGGTTAGTTATCCGGAAATGGTGACATTGGCAGGGGCAAAGCCCGTTTTCCTGGAAACGACTGACAAAGATAGTTTTAAGATTACGAAGGAATCCCTGGCGAAGGTTATTACGCCCAAATCGAAACTACTTTTTTTGAACAGCCCTTCCAACCCTACCGGCATGGTTTATACAGAAGAGGAATTGCGGGAAATAGTTATGTTTGCCGTTGAAAAGGGACTATATGTAATTTCCGATGAAATCTATGAAAAAATTCTTTATGATGGTGCTGCGCATTTCAGCCCGGCGGCGATTAATGACGACTGCTATAATAAAGTTGTAACGGTAAATGGGTTTTCAAAAGTCTATTCAATGACCGGCTGGCGTCTGGGCTATGCCGCGGGACCTGAAAAAATAATTAAAGCGGCAACCAATATTCAGGATCATACCACTTCCGGTGCAAATTCTATTACCCAGCTTGCAGGACTTGAAGCCCTTCGTGGCAGTCAGGAGTCGGTAACCGTCATGGTGAAAGAATTTGACCGGCGCAGGAAATATATCGTAGAAAGACTTAATACCATAAAAGGCATTTCCTGCTTATTGCCGCAAGGGGCTTTTTATGCCTTCCCCAATGTATCCCGTCTTTGTGAAAACCTCTCCTTAAAAGGTTCTTTTGATCTCGTCTCTCTCCTGCTAGAAAAGGCACACATTGCATTTGTTCCCGGTGCTCCTTTCGGTGCTGACGCACACATAAGGATTTCATATGCAACGTCAATGGAGAATATTGAAAAAGGGATGGATAGGTTTGAGAAATTCCTAAATACCTAAACCGGGACAAACAGAACCAAACAAGCACGAAAACAGTCCTCGGTCCTCAATAGGCAATCGGCCGACCGCCGACTGTAGGAGTGTCAACAACAAATAGTAAAGGCCTTTGGTGTTTTAGCAATAAGTGTGAAGCTGAGTGTAAAGCGGCTAAGAGAACATGGTCCGAAGGGATTTTTTCGTCAGGCAGTGCGAACAATGTCCGCCCACCTGCTTACACCTGAGGTAAGAGAAAAGGTATAAAAGCGACTGGACAGAGGGCAGGGTGTTTCTGAAACAGGCAAGAAATTAAATATCAATTCAAGTACGATTCACAAAGCAATCCAAAGCAGACAGTTAGAGAAAAAAAACGGCAGAAGGCTTTCGGGGGCAAAGAAACAAAAGTGAACGTGCGGTGATCTATAGTCGTGCCGGTATGGGTATTGGATGTATGCTGGAATAAGCGTAAGCCGCAGGATAAATAGCATGCGAGCGGGTATGGAAAAGAATCTAAGGCTTAAAATGACTTTTGATATGCTGAAATCACGAACCAAGAGGTGATACAGACCTACTGCGCCTACTCATTCGCAGGTGTTCGTCAAATAAATATCCCTATCGATCCGTACTCCGGCAGTCGGACAAACATTAACACACTCCTCGCAACCATCGCAGTGAGTCTCGCCTAAAGGAATATTTATCATGGGAGTAATGCGTGTTGAAAATCCCCTTCCCGCATCGCCCAATATATAGCATTTTTTAACTTCATCGCAGGCCCTCACACAAGCATTGCAATTTATACACTTATGTATTTCCATCTTTATTTTTTCATGGGAATAATCGGTTTTGTAAGTTCTTCTCTCACCTACATATAAGTTCTGATCAGCCTGGTATTTCTGAGAATGCTTCTTTAACGAACAAATGTCCACTACATTACATCCACATTCCAGGCATCTATTCGCCTCATTTGTCATCTCATCTCTGGTAAAACTACATTCGACTTCTTCAAAATTGCCAAGGCGTTTTTCAACCGGCAGCAAATCGATTTCTTTTCTTGTAACAGGTTTAAAAGATTCAAACATTTCAGCGGGCAAAGTATCCAGGTCGCCCGGATAGGAACTGAAGCGGATTTTTTCTCCCACCACCTCTTCCCCGTTAAGAAATTGATTTATTGACTGTGCGGCCTTTCTTGCATCTGCAACTGCACGAACGGCAAGATCAGGCCCTTTGTAACAATCTCCGGCAACAAAAATTCTTGGGTCTGCAACTGTTTGGTAGCTGTTTCCTTTTGTATCGAACATGCCCCATTTATTCACCGCCTTGTTTTTAACAAAAGAAAAGTCCGTTTTCTGGCCAATGGCCATAATAATCGAATCTGCCTCAATTGCAAATTCACTGCCTTCTAAGGTGACGGGGCGCCTTCTTCCGCTCTCATCGGGTTCACTCAGTTCCATCTTTACGCAGATTATTTTAAGGCCTTTGCCAGATTTTTCTATTTTTATGGGATTGGTTAATACCTGAATATCCACCCCCTCGTCATAGGCATCCCGGACTTCGGCATGATGGGCGGGCATTTCTTTTTCTGTACGCCGATACACAATAGTTGCTTTTGCTCCCAACCTCACAGAAGCCCTTGCGGCGTCCATTGCTGTGCTTCCTCCCCCAGCAACAACCACACGCCTTCCAATATTTACAGGTTCATATTTAGCAAGTTTTTCCAGCAAATCTATGCCAGAAAAAACTCCTGGCAAATCCTCTCCTTCTATATTCATATACGATGCCCTGGAAGCCCCCACAGCCAGGAGGATTGCGTCAGAATCCTGCATGATTTTTTCAAAATCAATATCCTTCCCTACCTCCGTATTATAATGAATAGTGACGTCTAGCTGGTTTATTATGGCGTCTCCTTCCAAATCCATAACTTTTTCTGGAAGCCTGTAGTATGGGATTCCGTAACGTAACATTCCTCCATGTTTCGGATGGCGTTCGTAGATAGTTACTTCATGCCCTTGTAATCTGAGATAGTATGCTGCGGAAAGACCGGCAGGTCCCGCCCCTATAATCGTTACCTTTTTGCCTGAAGATTTTTGAGGTGTTTTCGGCAAAAAGGGGCCGCCTTCTTTTTCTTCCATTTCAGAAATATAGCGCTTTTGAATGCCAATTAATATCGGTTTATCCACTTTTTGACGGCGGCAAACTTCCTCGCATGGCCTTGGACAAACACGTCCCAAAACATTTGGGAAAGGTGCCTTTTCCCGAATAAGATTCGCCGCTTCTTTATACAGCCCCCTTGCTTCTAAAAAAAGGAAACCTTGTATATTGATATTAGCAGGACAGCCTTTTTGGTTGCATGGCGCATAACAATCGCCAAAATGATCTGAAAGGAGTAAATCCAGCGCAGCCTTCCGTGATGCCCGGACCTTTTCGTTTTCCAGTTCCACCACCATGCCATTTTCCAATTTAGTGGAACAAGATGGCACCATACCCCCACGACCGCTTTTCTGCTCTACCGTACAAACCCAACAACTTCCGTAATGCGATATTTTATCATTATGGCAAAGAGTCGGGATTTCCACCCCCAGCGATTTCGCCGCATCATATATGGTCATACCAGTATCAAACTGGTAATCCTTTCCATCGATAGTAACGTTGACTTTGTTTGACATAATTATCCTTTTAAAATAGCGTCAAATTTGCAGACTTCATAACACATCCCACACTTAATACAGATTTTCTGATCAATATGGTGAACCTTTTTCGTCTCTCCGGTTATAGCGTCTACCGGACAGTTTTTATAGCATAAGTGGCAACCAGTACATGCCTCCTCAATAACCGAAAATTTGATGAGTTCTTTACATACGCCAGCCCTGCATTTATTTTCTTTAATATGTTCTACATATTCATCTTTAAAATATTTGAGTGTGGTCATAATAGGATTAGGGGCTGTTTTTCCCAATCCGCACAGTGAAAGATCTTTGACTTTTTCTGAAAGGCTCTCTAGTTCATCCAAATCAGCCATACCCCCTCTGCCTTCTGTTATCTTTTCCAGTATCTCAAGCAACCTTTTAGTTCCAATACGGCAGAAGGTACATTTACCGCATGACTCGTTTTGCGTAAAAGTAAGGAAAAATTTAGCGACATCCACAATACAGGTATCATCATCCATAACTACCATACCGCCGGATCCCATAATTGCACCTGTTACAGAGATACTTTCATAATCTACCGGCGTATCAAGCAACCTTTCCGGAACACAACCACCTGAAGGCCCGCCTAATTGAACTGCTTTAAAAGGTTTACCTGAAGATGTCCCCCCACCAATGGTGTATATGATATCTCGTAAAGGAGTTCCCATATCAACCTCAATAAGTCCACCTCTGGCAATTTTTCCCGCCAGTGAAAAAACCTTCGTTCCCTTGCTTTTTTCCGTTCCGTATGAGGCATATATTTTCGCGCCATTATTGATAATCCATGGTACTGAAGCCAGTGTTTCAACATTATTTATATTCGTAGGATACCCCCACAATCCTGATCCTGCAGGAAAAGGTGGTTTTAATCTTGGATGTCCGCGTTCGCCCTCTATAGAGGCAATCAGCGCTGTTTCTTCTCCACAAACAAAGGCGCCTGCACCTTCTTTAATCTTTAAGTGAAAAGAAAATTCACTATTTAATATATTGTGACCTAAAAGGTTTTTTTCTGTTGCCTGACTAATGGCTAATTTTAACCGCTTTATCGCCAGAGGATACTCGGCGCGAACATACACATAACCATGTTCTGCACCAATTGCATATCCACCAATTATCAATCCCTCAATTACCTTGTGTGGGTCGCCTTCCAAAACTGCCCTGTCCATAAATGCGCCGGGATCACCCTCGTCTGCATTGCAGATCATGTATTTTTTTTCTCCGGTGCTATTTCTGGCAAATTGCCATTTAAGACCTGTTGGAAATCCAGCACCGCCCCTGCCCCTTAATCCGGAAGTCTTTATCTCCTCGATAACCTGTTGCGGAGACATAGTTCCCAAAACTTTTTTAACTGCCTCATAGCCGCCTTTTTTAATATAGGGCGCAATATCGTCAGGATCGATAATACCGCAGTTTTCTAAAACAATCTTATGCTGTTTCTGCCGAAAATCTTCTCTTCTGTCTGGCTTACTTGAATCTTCGATGATGAATTTTTCATCAATTGCGCCCTGATTAAGGAGGGGATCCAATATCTTGTCTAAATCTTTTTTATGAACGTTTCCCATCATCAGATGGTTGCCATCGGGATAAAAAACTTCCAGGATTGGTTCTTTAAAACACATTCCATTGCATGATGTGTGGCTTAAAGAAACATCGGGATTGTTTTCAATTTTTGAGGCTAATTCTCCATAGAGATCCTTAGCCCCTGCTGCTATGCCACAACTTCCTAAACCAATTACAAATCTTATGTGCTGATTATTCTTTTCCATATTTCTTTAGCGTCCCCCGCACTTTTGCTGATGAAAATCCACCAAATACATCTTCATTAATCATAATTACAGGGGCAAGAGAGCAACACCCTAGACAAGCCACCGTTTCCATGGAAAACGCTCCATCTTCCGTTGTTTGGTCAATATCAATGCCCAGTTGGTCTTTCATCGCTACAATGGTAATATCAGCGCCTTTCACATGGCAGGCGGTGCCTTTGCACACTTTAATGGCATTTCTCCCTTTGGGGGTTAATTTAAACTGTGCATAAAACGTGGCTACGCCATAGAGATGGGATTTTGTTATCTCCGACTCCTCACAAACCTGATCTAAAACATCAAGAGGAAGGTATCCATACTCTTCCTGAATCGACTGTAAAATGGGAATAGAAGCTTCTTTTGTATTGCCGCAGATTTCTAAATATTTTTTAACATTGGATTGGGACATTTTTGCACCATTATGCCTTTACAGGATGACAGGGAAGTTTGGTTTTGATCGATAAACTCTATTATTAAATCACAAAATTATAGAATTACAAGTGTTTTAAATTGTCTTGACAATTATGTCCCAATGTATTGACATTAATTGTTATCTTGATATAATTAAAAAGTTTTAGGATAGCGCAAACAAAATAATTCATCTTACCTATCT from Candidatus Kuenenia stuttgartiensis carries:
- a CDS encoding ABC transporter substrate-binding protein translates to MLGTWIVYTFLKQEKTDEIVFSVGAGTKEISFIREIIAAYEKENHGIKVKLNALPSPSDQQHHYYLSTLDAGTKYVDVMRIDTIWIPEFASAHWIEPLNAYINSKERGAFIPVTEKTNVYNNTLYAIPWNINIGLLYYRKDLLEKYHLPLPVDWDQFVAVCEKISGKEDVYGYLWQGKQYEGLVCNFIEFIGSNNGQIIDDTGNTVIDSAQNKTALQLMHDLIWKYKISPQNTYSELMEESSRHLFQQGKGLFLRNWTYVWDLCQEDITLKDKVGVALLPKFPDGSFASVCGGWHLAINANSGKKAQAWKLIEFLTSAKVQKRLAENVSWAPTRSSLYKDAELIEKLPFLPIVEQSLENIQMRPNVPYYQWISDVLQKYLSKVLSRQMEIQEALQIMQDKIERIKDDFAKE
- a CDS encoding J domain-containing protein; this translates as MPDIISGTKLLNDCRLLFGPDIVNITSFLQNMLPSELRMVYRKKVLETHPDRAKMLGRLESDMIQHFKEIVLAYERLNLFIKSQSANVLIAGNKTTKQREDVQKTVRHTAHSKKQNNVTEFFYKGSIPKRKLLIGQYMYYSGAISWRTLLSAIFWQRKQRPLIGQLARDWNILTTEDIRNILTTRNHREKFAEYACRNGFITHFQYLALLGRQRRLQRPFGEYFLQQNILNVKELDELVKKHKAWNREAREVVSPAGHSR
- a CDS encoding FAD-binding oxidoreductase; translated protein: MKSCTASKSEITNLLAPLRKCLGEKNVLIALEDRICYAYDGSKQKYLPDIVVRPQTTQHVVEAVRLANEHEIPVYPRGAGSGLTGGAVPVFGGMVLDFAQMNRILEIVPEDLVATVEPGVVTQTLQTEAAKYNLFYPPDPASAAFSTIGGNVAECAGGITGLKYGVTRDYILALEVVLADGSVINTGRKTLKSVTGYDITRLLVGSEGTLGIFTRITVKLIPLPEKIETLLVFFPTPKDAVESASTIISHNILPRALEFIDKSSIDCIKGYRQEIELPEDANAILIIDIDGEEKSVQKGIARVKTFVSEHRAIKIIAASDAKERNDLWEVRRILSPALYKIAPYKINEDICVPRSRILEILHAINDTNSRYPRLKAANFGHIGDGNIHVNVMYEEEGDRPFAEKMIDEIIRSTIRLGGTISGEHGIGNVKSKFLPLEIAPQELQIMKDIKRLFDPKGILNPGKFF
- a CDS encoding pyridoxal phosphate-dependent aminotransferase, which gives rise to MVLSRVAREIQASATLAITAKAKQLAAEGKDVIGFGAGEPDFDTPENIKNAAIKAIKNGFTKYTPTSGVPKLKEAICEKLFNDNHLKYASSQILVSAGAKQSICNIALVLCDTGDEAIIPSPYWVSYPEMVTLAGAKPVFLETTDKDSFKITKESLAKVITPKSKLLFLNSPSNPTGMVYTEEELREIVMFAVEKGLYVISDEIYEKILYDGAAHFSPAAINDDCYNKVVTVNGFSKVYSMTGWRLGYAAGPEKIIKAATNIQDHTTSGANSITQLAGLEALRGSQESVTVMVKEFDRRRKYIVERLNTIKGISCLLPQGAFYAFPNVSRLCENLSLKGSFDLVSLLLEKAHIAFVPGAPFGADAHIRISYATSMENIEKGMDRFEKFLNT
- a CDS encoding FAD-dependent oxidoreductase, producing MSNKVNVTIDGKDYQFDTGMTIYDAAKSLGVEIPTLCHNDKISHYGSCWVCTVEQKSGRGGMVPSCSTKLENGMVVELENEKVRASRKAALDLLLSDHFGDCYAPCNQKGCPANINIQGFLFLEARGLYKEAANLIREKAPFPNVLGRVCPRPCEEVCRRQKVDKPILIGIQKRYISEMEEKEGGPFLPKTPQKSSGKKVTIIGAGPAGLSAAYYLRLQGHEVTIYERHPKHGGMLRYGIPYYRLPEKVMDLEGDAIINQLDVTIHYNTEVGKDIDFEKIMQDSDAILLAVGASRASYMNIEGEDLPGVFSGIDLLEKLAKYEPVNIGRRVVVAGGGSTAMDAARASVRLGAKATIVYRRTEKEMPAHHAEVRDAYDEGVDIQVLTNPIKIEKSGKGLKIICVKMELSEPDESGRRRPVTLEGSEFAIEADSIIMAIGQKTDFSFVKNKAVNKWGMFDTKGNSYQTVADPRIFVAGDCYKGPDLAVRAVADARKAAQSINQFLNGEEVVGEKIRFSSYPGDLDTLPAEMFESFKPVTRKEIDLLPVEKRLGNFEEVECSFTRDEMTNEANRCLECGCNVVDICSLKKHSQKYQADQNLYVGERRTYKTDYSHEKIKMEIHKCINCNACVRACDEVKKCYILGDAGRGFSTRITPMINIPLGETHCDGCEECVNVCPTAGVRIDRDIYLTNTCE
- the nuoF gene encoding NADH-quinone oxidoreductase subunit NuoF; its protein translation is MEKNNQHIRFVIGLGSCGIAAGAKDLYGELASKIENNPDVSLSHTSCNGMCFKEPILEVFYPDGNHLMMGNVHKKDLDKILDPLLNQGAIDEKFIIEDSSKPDRREDFRQKQHKIVLENCGIIDPDDIAPYIKKGGYEAVKKVLGTMSPQQVIEEIKTSGLRGRGGAGFPTGLKWQFARNSTGEKKYMICNADEGDPGAFMDRAVLEGDPHKVIEGLIIGGYAIGAEHGYVYVRAEYPLAIKRLKLAISQATEKNLLGHNILNSEFSFHLKIKEGAGAFVCGEETALIASIEGERGHPRLKPPFPAGSGLWGYPTNINNVETLASVPWIINNGAKIYASYGTEKSKGTKVFSLAGKIARGGLIEVDMGTPLRDIIYTIGGGTSSGKPFKAVQLGGPSGGCVPERLLDTPVDYESISVTGAIMGSGGMVVMDDDTCIVDVAKFFLTFTQNESCGKCTFCRIGTKRLLEILEKITEGRGGMADLDELESLSEKVKDLSLCGLGKTAPNPIMTTLKYFKDEYVEHIKENKCRAGVCKELIKFSVIEEACTGCHLCYKNCPVDAITGETKKVHHIDQKICIKCGMCYEVCKFDAILKG
- the nuoE gene encoding NADH-quinone oxidoreductase subunit NuoE encodes the protein MSQSNVKKYLEICGNTKEASIPILQSIQEEYGYLPLDVLDQVCEESEITKSHLYGVATFYAQFKLTPKGRNAIKVCKGTACHVKGADITIVAMKDQLGIDIDQTTEDGAFSMETVACLGCCSLAPVIMINEDVFGGFSSAKVRGTLKKYGKE